In one window of Gloeocapsa sp. DLM2.Bin57 DNA:
- a CDS encoding diacylglycerol kinase family protein: MNLDLQLIKTNSTANQGKPDRSLAWRIAPNLFLSFMYAWAGILYAFNTQRNFRIHTAIAILAVTLGLIAHINAVEMTIIILTSSLVMVLELLNTAIESVVDLTVKQTYHELAKIAKDCAAGAVLVSAIAAVLVACFILLPPLSSIFLTLWS, translated from the coding sequence TCTACAGCTAATCAGGGTAAGCCAGATCGTAGCTTGGCTTGGCGAATTGCTCCCAATCTCTTTTTAAGCTTTATGTACGCTTGGGCAGGAATACTTTATGCTTTTAATACCCAACGTAATTTTAGAATTCACACAGCGATCGCTATTCTAGCAGTTACCCTCGGTTTAATCGCCCATATTAATGCCGTAGAAATGACTATCATTATCTTAACGTCTTCTTTAGTCATGGTGTTAGAATTATTAAATACGGCGATCGAGTCAGTAGTAGATTTAACGGTTAAACAAACCTATCACGAATTAGCTAAAATAGCTAAAGATTGTGCAGCAGGTGCAGTATTAGTCTCAGCGATCGCCGCTGTTTTAGTAGCTTGTTTTATTCTGTTACCTCCTTTATCTAGTATTTTCTTAACCCTTTGGAGTTAA